The DNA segment TTGATATGGCTGCCCAACACGATGTTACACAGATTGATTACTTAAATACGCACGGTACATCAACTCCTGCGGGTGATGGCGCAGAACTCAAAGCCATTCGTGAAGTATTTGGCGATAAGGCACCCCCGATCAGTTCAACCAAATCGATGAGCGGTCATAGTCTTGGCGCTGCTGGCGTGCAAGAAGCCATCTATTGTCTGCTGATGATGGAAAATGATTTTATTGCACCTTCCATCAATATCACAGAGTTAATTCCGGAAGCAGAAGGCATTGATATTGTGCAAACTGCGCGTCCAGCAAAGCTGAACGCCATTTTGTCCAATAGCTTTGGTTTTGGTGGTACAAATGCCAGTCTCATTCTGAAACGCTACGAGGAATAAACCTCCGTGTTGTTATTGTGGATTAAAGCTTTTCACATCGTCGCAGTTGTTTGCTGGTTTGCGGCGATGTTTTATCTGCCCCGCCTCTTTGTTTATCATGCTCAAAGTACAGATGAAATCAGCATCAAGCGTTTTGAGGTAATGGAGCGCAAACTTTATCGTGGCATCATGACTCCCTCCATGATCGCGACATGGGGGCTTGGCTTATGGATGTTATGGCTGGGGCGTGATTACTACCTTAGTCAGCACTGGATGCATGCCAAATTGACCTTAGTTTTACTTTTGACTGGTTATCACTTTGCTTGTGGTTATTTTAGAAAGGCATTGATTGGTAACCCTCACATTAAATCACACGTCTATTTTCGCTGGTTCAACGAGTTACCTGTCTTCGCATTGATCGCTATTGTTATTCTCGTTGTGGTTAAGCCCTCTTTTTAATGAATATCTTGATATGACTCCATTCGTGAGTCTCGGTTTTGGACTAATTCTCGTTCTGGCCATATGCGTGAGTGGTCAATGGAGAAACTTAAGGGTTTGGCTTTTATCCTTATTGGCCTTTGCCATATTGTCGATCTATTTCACTGTACTTCTTCATACGCCAACTTGGTCTGCGTTGTTTTTAAAGCTGGAGTGGAATTGGCTAGGCAAAATTACGTCTATCACTACACTATGCCTCATCTACTTAGCATTACCTCAGCAGATCAAAAACAATGTAGGACTTAGCCAATGGCCACATCCTCAAAAATGGCGTTCAACCCTTCTGGTTTCGATATTTACATTACTTTTTTTTGTATCTTGCAGCGCACTGATCCCACTGATTATCTCCCACCAATGTGCTAAACCATCCCTTGAAACAATCCTTTTTGAAGCGACATTGCCAGGGATTGATGAAGAACTTCTTTTTCGCGGAATTTTACTTGCGATACTCACCGTTGCCTTTGGTAAGCCATGGAAAATAGCAGGGATCACTATCGGCTGGGGGGCTATCCCTCTTGTGATTGTTTTTGGTTTAGCACATGGTGTGGAAGTCGCACACTCAGGAGCACCTTTCCTACTCAGTGCTTTGGTTAGCGTCATAACAGGTATTATGGGTGCATTGTTATTATGGATCAAAGAACGCACTGGTTCGATTTGGGTTGCAGTTATTGTTCATAATCTTGCAAATGTATTGTCGCACTGGGTATGTGGATAGGCCTTCTATCGGACTACCTTGGCCATCTGTAAAGCAACTTCTATCAAGTATTCATTATCTCATCTTGGTAATCTCAGTATCACCAATGAGGATATTTTAATGACGCCACCCCCTGAAGAAAATTATCTCTCCCGATTCCAAAAAGTACTCGACTACATCGATACCCACTTAGATAACGACTTGACGGTAGATTTGCTGAGTCAGGTCGCGTCTTTTTCAAAATTTCATTTTCATCGGCAGTTTTCTGAGTTATTTGGAATCAATGTATACAAATATATTCAACTGACAAGGCTTAAAAGAGCATCGTACCAGCTTGCGTTCCGTACCCAAAATCCCGTGACTCATATTGCATTGGAAAGCGGCTATGAGGGACCTGAATCATTCTCTCGCGCCTTTAAAAAAATATTGGGACAATCCCCTACTGAGTTTCGTAAGCAACCCCATTGGCATGATTGGCACGCTACCTTCAAATCTTTAGACGATATCAGGATTACACGTATGACAACTTTGGAATCAGTTAAACAAGTCCAAATTATCAATTTTCCAGAAACTCAAATCGCCGCTCTTGAACATCGAGGCGATCCGCAATTACTTGGCCAATCGATAAGACGTTTCATTGAATGGCGGAAGCAACATCAGTTAACGCCAAGTCTCAGTAAAACTTTTAATATTCTGTATGAGGATCCTGAAAATATCGATCCTGAACAATATCGTATAGATATCGGTGTTGAAACAAATATGCTCATTAAGGATGACTCTATAGGCATGGTAAGCAAAACAATCCCTAGCGGACGATGTGCTGTATTACGCCATATAGGTTCAGATGACTTATTGAGAAAAGCGATTCATAATCTCTATGCCATCTGGTTACCGA comes from the Aquirhabdus parva genome and includes:
- a CDS encoding CopD family protein → MFYLPRLFVYHAQSTDEISIKRFEVMERKLYRGIMTPSMIATWGLGLWMLWLGRDYYLSQHWMHAKLTLVLLLTGYHFACGYFRKALIGNPHIKSHVYFRWFNELPVFALIAIVILVVVKPSF
- a CDS encoding CPBP family intramembrane glutamic endopeptidase, translating into MSGQWRNLRVWLLSLLAFAILSIYFTVLLHTPTWSALFLKLEWNWLGKITSITTLCLIYLALPQQIKNNVGLSQWPHPQKWRSTLLVSIFTLLFFVSCSALIPLIISHQCAKPSLETILFEATLPGIDEELLFRGILLAILTVAFGKPWKIAGITIGWGAIPLVIVFGLAHGVEVAHSGAPFLLSALVSVITGIMGALLLWIKERTGSIWVAVIVHNLANVLSHWVCG
- a CDS encoding AraC family transcriptional regulator codes for the protein MTPPPEENYLSRFQKVLDYIDTHLDNDLTVDLLSQVASFSKFHFHRQFSELFGINVYKYIQLTRLKRASYQLAFRTQNPVTHIALESGYEGPESFSRAFKKILGQSPTEFRKQPHWHDWHATFKSLDDIRITRMTTLESVKQVQIINFPETQIAALEHRGDPQLLGQSIRRFIEWRKQHQLTPSLSKTFNILYEDPENIDPEQYRIDIGVETNMLIKDDSIGMVSKTIPSGRCAVLRHIGSDDLLRKAIHNLYAIWLPSSGEELRDFPVFLQRIKFFPDVPKSEAVIDIFLPLK